TTCGCCGACCTCGGCGATCCGGCGCCGCCAGAACTCCGGCGCGGACAGCTCGGCGATCGGCCGGAAGCCGTCCGGCAGCGGGCCCTCGACGGTGGCGAAGAACGGACCGACGGCGGCCGCCCGGCGCAGCGCCTCACCGCCGCCCGTCACAAGAACGCCGGGTTGGGGATGTACGGGGCGGGCGGCCGCATCCCGCGTACCGCGAGGTAGCCCTCGGTGGAGAGCGAGAGGCCGACCTCCAGGCCGACGTCCACCGCCCACTCCTGCTCGGCGGTCAGGCAGTCGATCACCACCTCCGCCCCGTCCGGTGTACGGGCCAGCGCCTCGCGCAGCAGCCGGGTGGCGATCCGCTTGGAGGTGGCGGCCAGCAGCTTCACCGCGCCGCCGGTGCGGTAGCAGTAGCCGCTGCCCGCCAGGGTGTCGGCGATCAGCAGTTCGTCGTAGTGGGCCAGCATGAAGTCATGGTCCACCCCGTGGGCCGAGCCCCGGACCCGGCGGTCGACCGAGTCCAGCAGATGACGGTGGGTCGGATTGCCCGGGTGCACCGGGATGTCACCCGGGTCGATCAGCCCCGCCCGGTCCACCGTCCCGGTCAGCCGGATGGTCGGGTGCAGGGTGAAACCGGCCCGCCGGTAGCGGCGGGCGGCGGCGGGGGACGGCGAGGCACAGAGCATCCCGCGCAGGCACCCCCGGCCGTACGTGCCGGCCTGCTCCAGCAGCAGCCGGCCGACGCCCTGGTTCTGGGCGCTCGGCAGCACGGCGAAAAGTGACAGCAGCCACAGCCCCTCCCGCCGCATCGAGAGGGCCACCCCGACCGCCTCGCCGTCCTGCTCGGCGATCCAGCAGCCCGGCTGGTCGTGTTGGATCGCGTGCACCGTCCTGGCCAGCTCCCGGACCAGCTGGGCGGGGGCGGGCGGCGGGCCGTCGCCCCCGTCGGCCGGATCGCGGAAGGCCGCCCGGCTGACCGATTCGACGGCCGCGGCGTCGGCAGGGGTGTCCTGGAGCTGACGAATGATCACCCCTTCATCCTGCCGTCGCGGCGGGTCCCGGACGGCCGGTTTGGCAGGATCGGACGATGACCACGCTCTCCCGGTGTGCGAGCATGGGTGCGTGGGGGAGTGGGTACCACGCCCCGCAGAGAACCTCAGAAGAACACCGCCCGGGAAATGAATCCGGGTGGCCGCTGGTTGGTACTGGCGGCAGATCGTCGTCACAGACCGGGAGTACACAGATGAGCGTCCAGGAC
This genomic interval from Kitasatospora gansuensis contains the following:
- a CDS encoding GNAT family N-acetyltransferase — protein: MIIRQLQDTPADAAAVESVSRAAFRDPADGGDGPPPAPAQLVRELARTVHAIQHDQPGCWIAEQDGEAVGVALSMRREGLWLLSLFAVLPSAQNQGVGRLLLEQAGTYGRGCLRGMLCASPSPAAARRYRRAGFTLHPTIRLTGTVDRAGLIDPGDIPVHPGNPTHRHLLDSVDRRVRGSAHGVDHDFMLAHYDELLIADTLAGSGYCYRTGGAVKLLAATSKRIATRLLREALARTPDGAEVVIDCLTAEQEWAVDVGLEVGLSLSTEGYLAVRGMRPPAPYIPNPAFL